From Vigna unguiculata cultivar IT97K-499-35 chromosome 5, ASM411807v1, whole genome shotgun sequence, the proteins below share one genomic window:
- the LOC114182957 gene encoding uncharacterized protein LOC114182957 isoform X1 has protein sequence MLSFMGGGVMSAEAKFTATGIRGVVPPVQSSVQSASEASPADGGEDSTAKVVSGSATTELKHAQHKIYVSSNSTEYQGCALPNKISVLSPSHSGLKNKDSVTEAISNTSAPNPAFQAFQLFSESSEAKSVVASIASDPNIWNARVQNPKLQDFFHAQQTVGFEEERTFDEKVEDLPYSYSVYSLVNLLNILRNVKLTVVEMIAACEFTFRISLSS, from the exons ATGCTCTCGTTCATGGGTGGAGGAGTGATGAGTGCGGAGGCCAAGTTCACTGCCACCGGGATCAGAGGCGTCGTGCCTCCTGTCCAGTCATCTGTTCAGAGTGCTTCTGAAGCGTCGCCGGCAGACGGCGGGGAAGACAGTACGGCGAAGGTGGTGTCAGGCAGTGCCACAACTGAACTAAAACATGCTCAACATAA GATTTACGTATCTTCAAACTCCACAGAATACCAAGGTTGTGCTCTTCCTAATAAAATATCTGTTCTGTCACCTTCTCATTCTGGTTTGAAGAACAAAGATAGTGTTACTGAGGCTATCTCAAACACCTCAGCGCCAAACCCAGCTTTTCAGGCTTTTCAATTGTTTAGTGAAAGCTCAGAAGCTAAG AGTGTTGTGGCTTCGATTGCCTCTGACCCAAATATATGGAATGCAAGGGTGCAAAATCCTAAACTACAAGATTTCTTCCATGCACAGCAGACAg TAGGTTTTGAAGAAGAGAGAacttttgatgaaaaagtggAAGACTTACCTTATTCTTATTCAGTGTATTCTCTTGTCAATTTGCTAAATATTCTCCGCAATGTAAAGTTAACCGTAGTTGAAATGATTGCAGCGTGTGAATTTACCTTCAGAATAAGTTTGAGTTCTTAA
- the LOC114182957 gene encoding uncharacterized protein LOC114182957 isoform X2 — translation MLSFMGGGVMSAEAKFTATGIRGVVPPVQSSVQSASEASPADGGEDSTAKVVSGSATTELKHAQHKIYVSSNSTEYQGCALPNKISVLSPSHSGLKNKDSVTEAISNTSAPNPAFQAFQLFSESSEAKSVVASIASDPNIWNARVQNPKLQDFFHAQQTGFEEERTFDEKVEDLPYSYSVYSLVNLLNILRNVKLTVVEMIAACEFTFRISLSS, via the exons ATGCTCTCGTTCATGGGTGGAGGAGTGATGAGTGCGGAGGCCAAGTTCACTGCCACCGGGATCAGAGGCGTCGTGCCTCCTGTCCAGTCATCTGTTCAGAGTGCTTCTGAAGCGTCGCCGGCAGACGGCGGGGAAGACAGTACGGCGAAGGTGGTGTCAGGCAGTGCCACAACTGAACTAAAACATGCTCAACATAA GATTTACGTATCTTCAAACTCCACAGAATACCAAGGTTGTGCTCTTCCTAATAAAATATCTGTTCTGTCACCTTCTCATTCTGGTTTGAAGAACAAAGATAGTGTTACTGAGGCTATCTCAAACACCTCAGCGCCAAACCCAGCTTTTCAGGCTTTTCAATTGTTTAGTGAAAGCTCAGAAGCTAAG AGTGTTGTGGCTTCGATTGCCTCTGACCCAAATATATGGAATGCAAGGGTGCAAAATCCTAAACTACAAGATTTCTTCCATGCACAGCAGACAg GTTTTGAAGAAGAGAGAacttttgatgaaaaagtggAAGACTTACCTTATTCTTATTCAGTGTATTCTCTTGTCAATTTGCTAAATATTCTCCGCAATGTAAAGTTAACCGTAGTTGAAATGATTGCAGCGTGTGAATTTACCTTCAGAATAAGTTTGAGTTCTTAA